The proteins below are encoded in one region of Paenisporosarcina cavernae:
- the rplV gene encoding 50S ribosomal protein L22 codes for MQAKAIARTVRIAPRKVRLVVDLIRGKQVGEAVAILNHTPRAASPILEKVLKSAVANAEHNYDMDINNLVISEVFVDEGPTLKRFRPRAQGRASAINKRTSHITLVVSEKKEG; via the coding sequence ATGCAAGCTAAAGCTATCGCTAGAACAGTGCGTATTGCTCCTCGTAAAGTACGATTAGTCGTTGATTTGATCCGAGGTAAGCAAGTAGGTGAGGCAGTTGCGATTTTAAATCACACGCCAAGAGCAGCTTCTCCAATTCTTGAGAAGGTATTAAAATCTGCTGTTGCCAACGCTGAGCACAATTATGATATGGATATTAATAATTTAGTTATTTCGGAAGTTTTTGTTGACGAAGGTCCAACATTAAAACGTTTCCGTCCACGTGCACAAGGTCGTGCAAGTGCTATCAACAAACGCACTAGCCACATTACGTTAGTGGTATCTGAGAAGAAGGAGGGATAA
- the rpsJ gene encoding 30S ribosomal protein S10: protein MAKQKIRIRLKAYDHRILDQSAEKIVETAKRSGASVSGPIPLPTEKSVYTILRAVHKYKDSREQFEMRTHKRLIDIVNPTPQTVDALMKLDLPSGVDIEIKL, encoded by the coding sequence ATGGCAAAGCAAAAAATTCGTATCCGTTTGAAAGCGTATGATCACCGAATTCTTGATCAATCAGCTGAAAAAATTGTGGAAACTGCGAAACGTTCAGGTGCAAGTGTATCAGGTCCGATTCCACTTCCAACTGAGAAGTCTGTGTACACAATTCTTCGTGCGGTTCACAAGTATAAAGATTCTCGTGAACAATTCGAAATGCGTACGCATAAACGTCTGATCGATATCGTTAACCCAACACCACAAACTGTTGATGCGTTAATGAAGCTTGACTTACCATCTGGCGTTGATATTGAAATCAAACTTTAA
- the rplD gene encoding 50S ribosomal protein L4, whose product MPKVSLFNQTGASVGEIELSDAIFGIEPNSSVLFDAVIAQRASLRQGNHKVKNRSEVAGGGRKPWRQKGTGRARQGSIRSPQWRGGGVVFGPVPRSYSYKLPKKVRRLALRSALSAKVLEENFVVVEGLTFDAPKTKDFKKLLADFSIEKKALFVTADLDENVALSARNIPGISVVTATGINVLDLLGHDKVVVTKSAVEKIEEVLG is encoded by the coding sequence ATGCCAAAGGTATCTTTATTCAATCAAACAGGTGCTTCTGTTGGTGAAATCGAATTAAGCGATGCTATTTTCGGTATTGAGCCAAACAGTTCTGTTTTATTTGACGCAGTAATCGCACAACGTGCTTCTCTACGTCAAGGTAATCATAAAGTAAAAAACCGTTCTGAAGTTGCTGGTGGTGGTCGTAAGCCATGGCGTCAAAAAGGAACTGGTCGTGCACGTCAAGGATCTATCCGCTCTCCACAATGGCGTGGTGGTGGTGTAGTATTCGGTCCAGTACCTCGTAGCTACAGCTACAAACTACCGAAGAAAGTTCGTCGTTTAGCTCTACGTTCTGCTCTATCTGCGAAAGTATTAGAAGAGAACTTTGTAGTAGTAGAAGGATTAACTTTTGATGCACCAAAAACAAAAGACTTCAAAAAATTGCTTGCTGACTTCTCAATCGAGAAAAAAGCATTGTTCGTTACAGCTGATCTAGATGAAAACGTAGCATTATCTGCTCGTAACATCCCTGGAATCTCTGTTGTAACTGCAACAGGCATTAATGTTTTAGATTTACTTGGTCACGACAAAGTTGTCGTAACGAAGTCTGCAGTAGAAAAAATCGAGGAGGTGCTTGGATAA
- the rpsC gene encoding 30S ribosomal protein S3, whose protein sequence is MGQKVHPIGLRIGVIRDWESKWYAEKDYATLLHEDLKIRSYIETRLKDASVSKVEIERAANRVNITIHTAKPGMVIGKGGTEVEALRKNLNDTTGKRVHINIVEIKRADLDAKLVAENIARQLENRVSFRRAQKQSIQRTMRAGAKGIKTQVSGRLGGADIARAEHYSEGTVPLHTLRADIDYAHAEADTTYGKLGVKVWIYRGEVLPVKKNSEEGGN, encoded by the coding sequence GTGGGTCAAAAAGTACATCCAATAGGATTACGTATCGGCGTTATTCGTGACTGGGAGTCAAAATGGTACGCAGAAAAAGACTATGCAACTCTACTTCACGAAGACTTGAAAATCCGTAGCTACATCGAAACTCGCTTGAAAGATGCTTCTGTATCTAAAGTAGAAATCGAACGTGCTGCAAACCGTGTAAACATTACAATTCACACTGCGAAACCAGGAATGGTAATCGGTAAAGGTGGTACTGAAGTCGAAGCACTTCGTAAAAACCTAAACGATACTACTGGCAAGCGTGTACACATCAACATCGTTGAAATCAAACGTGCTGATCTTGATGCGAAATTAGTAGCGGAAAACATTGCTCGTCAATTAGAAAACCGCGTATCTTTCCGTCGTGCACAAAAACAATCGATCCAACGTACTATGCGTGCAGGAGCGAAAGGTATCAAAACTCAAGTATCTGGACGTCTAGGCGGCGCTGACATCGCGCGTGCTGAACACTATAGCGAAGGAACTGTACCACTTCATACTCTACGTGCTGACATTGATTATGCACACGCAGAAGCTGACACTACTTATGGTAAGTTAGGCGTTAAAGTATGGATCTACCGTGGAGAAGTCCTTCCAGTGAAGAAGAACTCTGAGGAAGGAGGCAACTAA
- the rpmC gene encoding 50S ribosomal protein L29: MKANEIRDLTTAEIEQKVKSLKEELFNLRFQLATGQLENTARIREVRKAIARMKTVIREREISANN; encoded by the coding sequence ATGAAAGCTAATGAAATCCGTGACCTTACCACTGCAGAGATCGAACAAAAAGTGAAATCACTGAAAGAAGAGCTTTTCAACCTTCGCTTCCAATTGGCGACTGGTCAATTAGAGAACACAGCACGCATTCGTGAAGTGCGCAAAGCAATTGCACGTATGAAAACTGTGATTCGTGAAAGAGAAATCAGTGCAAATAACTGA
- the rplW gene encoding 50S ribosomal protein L23, translating into MEARDIIKRPVITERSSEIMDEKKYTFLVDTRANKTQVKHAIEEIFDVKVEKVNIMNYKGKFKRVGKFGGFTNKRRKAIVKLTAESKDIELF; encoded by the coding sequence ATGGAAGCACGTGACATCATCAAACGTCCGGTCATTACCGAGCGTTCTTCTGAAATCATGGACGAGAAAAAGTACACTTTCTTAGTGGACACTCGTGCAAACAAAACACAAGTAAAACACGCTATTGAAGAGATCTTTGATGTGAAAGTGGAGAAAGTAAACATCATGAACTACAAAGGGAAATTCAAACGTGTTGGTAAATTTGGCGGATTCACAAACAAACGTCGTAAAGCGATTGTTAAATTAACTGCTGAAAGCAAAGACATCGAATTATTCTAA
- the rplX gene encoding 50S ribosomal protein L24 gives MHVKKGDKVMVISGKEKGKTGTILASFPKKDRVLVEGINIVKKHMKPNQANPQGGIVSQEASIHVSNVMLIDPKSGEPTRVGYKVEDGKKVRVAKKSGEQLDK, from the coding sequence ATGCATGTTAAAAAAGGCGATAAAGTTATGGTGATCTCTGGAAAAGAGAAAGGCAAAACAGGTACAATTCTTGCTTCTTTTCCTAAAAAAGATCGTGTGCTTGTAGAGGGTATTAATATCGTGAAGAAGCATATGAAACCTAACCAAGCAAATCCGCAAGGCGGAATTGTGAGCCAAGAGGCATCAATTCACGTTTCGAACGTTATGTTAATCGACCCTAAATCAGGCGAGCCGACTCGCGTAGGTTATAAAGTGGAAGATGGCAAAAAGGTTCGTGTTGCAAAAAAATCTGGTGAACAATTAGATAAATAA
- the rpsH gene encoding 30S ribosomal protein S8: MTMSDPIADMLTRIRNANMVRHEKLEVPASNMKKEIAEILKREGFVRDVEYVEDSKQGIIRIFLKYGQNNERVITGLKRISKPGLRVYAKTNEVPRVLNGLGIALVSTSQGLLTDKEARAKQVGGEVVAYVW, translated from the coding sequence ATGACAATGTCAGATCCGATTGCAGATATGCTAACTCGTATTCGTAACGCGAACATGGTTCGTCACGAAAAGTTAGAAGTTCCTGCTTCAAACATGAAAAAAGAGATCGCTGAGATCTTAAAACGTGAAGGTTTTGTCCGTGATGTTGAATACGTTGAAGATAGCAAACAAGGTATCATTCGCATTTTCTTAAAATACGGTCAAAATAACGAGCGTGTTATCACTGGTTTAAAACGTATTTCCAAACCTGGTCTTCGTGTTTACGCGAAAACTAACGAGGTTCCTCGTGTATTGAACGGTCTTGGAATTGCTTTAGTGTCAACTTCACAAGGTCTATTAACTGATAAAGAAGCGCGTGCTAAACAAGTTGGCGGCGAAGTCGTAGCTTACGTTTGGTAA
- the tuf gene encoding elongation factor Tu, whose product MGKAKFDRSKTHANIGTIGHVDHGKTTLTAAIATVLSKRLGGEARSYDQIDNAPEEKERGITINTSHVEYETETRHYAHVDCPGHADYVKNMITGAAQMDGGILVVSAADGPMPQTREHILLSRQVGVPYLVVFMNKCDMVDDEELLELVEMEIRDLLSEYDFPGDDIPVIKGSALKALEGEPEWEEKVVELMNAVDEYIPTPERQTDKPFMMPVEDVFSITGRGTVATGRVERGQVKVGDVVDIIGIVEEAKQTTVTGVEMFRKLLDYAEAGDNIGALLRGVAREDIQRGQVLAKPGTITPHTEFKAEVYVLSKEEGGRHTPFFSNYRPQFYFRTTDVTGVCNLPEGVEMVMPGDNIEMTVSLIAPIALEEGTKFSIREGGRTVGAGVVATITK is encoded by the coding sequence ATGGGTAAAGCTAAATTTGATCGTTCCAAAACACATGCTAACATTGGTACTATCGGTCACGTTGACCATGGTAAAACAACTTTAACTGCTGCTATCGCAACAGTTTTATCGAAACGTCTTGGTGGGGAAGCTCGCTCTTACGACCAAATCGATAACGCTCCAGAAGAAAAAGAACGTGGAATCACTATCAACACTTCTCACGTTGAATATGAAACTGAAACTCGTCACTACGCACACGTTGACTGCCCAGGACATGCTGACTATGTTAAAAACATGATCACTGGTGCTGCTCAAATGGACGGCGGGATCTTAGTAGTATCTGCTGCTGACGGCCCAATGCCTCAAACTCGTGAGCACATCCTTCTTTCTCGTCAAGTAGGTGTTCCTTACCTAGTAGTATTCATGAACAAATGTGATATGGTTGACGACGAAGAATTATTAGAATTAGTTGAAATGGAAATCCGTGACTTATTATCTGAGTACGACTTCCCTGGCGACGACATTCCAGTAATCAAAGGTTCTGCTCTTAAAGCTCTTGAAGGAGAGCCTGAGTGGGAAGAAAAAGTTGTTGAATTAATGAACGCTGTTGATGAGTACATCCCAACTCCAGAACGTCAAACTGACAAACCATTCATGATGCCTGTAGAGGACGTTTTCTCTATCACAGGTCGTGGTACAGTTGCTACTGGTCGTGTTGAGCGTGGACAAGTTAAAGTTGGTGACGTTGTAGACATCATCGGTATCGTTGAAGAAGCGAAGCAAACTACTGTAACTGGAGTAGAAATGTTCCGTAAACTTCTTGACTATGCTGAAGCTGGAGACAACATCGGTGCACTTCTTCGTGGTGTTGCTCGTGAAGATATCCAACGTGGACAAGTACTTGCTAAGCCAGGTACAATCACTCCACACACTGAGTTCAAAGCTGAAGTTTATGTATTATCAAAAGAAGAGGGTGGACGTCACACTCCATTCTTCTCAAACTACCGTCCTCAGTTCTACTTCCGTACAACTGACGTAACTGGTGTTTGTAACTTACCTGAAGGTGTAGAAATGGTTATGCCTGGAGACAACATCGAAATGACTGTTTCTCTAATCGCTCCAATCGCACTTGAAGAAGGTACTAAGTTCTCTATCCGTGAGGGTGGACGTACTGTTGGTGCTGGTGTAGTTGCTACTATCACTAAGTAA
- the rpsS gene encoding 30S ribosomal protein S19, giving the protein MGRSLKKGPFVDDHLMKKVEAQKDSEKKQVIKTWSRRSTIFPTFIGMTIAVYDGRKHVPVYVTEDMVGHKLGEFAPTRAYKGHGADDKKTRR; this is encoded by the coding sequence ATGGGTCGTAGCTTGAAAAAAGGACCTTTTGTTGATGACCATCTTATGAAGAAGGTTGAAGCACAAAAGGATTCTGAGAAAAAACAAGTGATCAAAACTTGGTCTCGCCGTTCAACAATTTTCCCGACTTTTATCGGAATGACAATTGCAGTATATGACGGACGTAAACACGTTCCTGTATACGTAACTGAAGATATGGTAGGGCACAAATTAGGCGAATTCGCACCAACTCGTGCGTACAAAGGCCACGGTGCTGACGATAAGAAAACAAGACGCTAA
- the rpsN gene encoding 30S ribosomal protein S14, whose protein sequence is MAKKSMIAKQKRTPKFEVQAYTRCERCGRPHSVIRKFKLCRICFRELAYKGQIPGVKKASW, encoded by the coding sequence GTGGCTAAAAAATCTATGATCGCTAAACAAAAACGTACGCCAAAGTTTGAAGTACAAGCTTACACTCGTTGCGAGCGTTGTGGTCGTCCACATTCAGTAATTCGTAAATTTAAACTTTGCCGTATTTGTTTCCGTGAGCTTGCTTACAAGGGACAAATTCCTGGCGTTAAAAAAGCCAGCTGGTAA
- the rplB gene encoding 50S ribosomal protein L2 — MAIKKYKPTSNGRRNMTASDFAEITTNKPEKSLLEPIKRKGGRNNQGKLTVRHHGGGHKRQYRVIDFKRIKDGIPGRVATIEYDPNRSANIALINYVDGEKRYILAPKGLEVGMTIMSGPEADIKVGNTLPLNNIPMGSTIHNIETKPGKGGQLVRSAGTSAQVLGKEDKYVIIRLQSGEVRMILGTCRATIGQVGNEQHELINIGKAGRNRWKGKRPTVRGSVMNPNDHPHGGGEGRSPIGRKSPMTPWGKPALGYKTRKKKNKSDKLIIRRRKK, encoded by the coding sequence ATGGCGATTAAAAAGTACAAACCTACCTCCAATGGTCGACGTAACATGACGGCATCTGATTTCGCTGAAATCACAACAAACAAGCCTGAGAAATCATTGCTTGAGCCGATCAAACGTAAAGGCGGCCGTAATAACCAAGGTAAGTTAACTGTTCGTCATCATGGTGGCGGCCATAAGCGTCAATACCGTGTCATCGACTTCAAACGTATTAAAGATGGCATTCCAGGACGCGTTGCTACTATTGAGTATGATCCAAACCGCTCTGCGAATATCGCATTGATTAACTACGTAGATGGTGAAAAACGTTACATCTTAGCACCAAAAGGATTAGAAGTAGGAATGACAATCATGTCAGGTCCAGAAGCAGATATCAAAGTAGGTAACACATTACCGCTTAACAATATCCCAATGGGTTCTACAATCCACAACATCGAAACAAAACCAGGAAAAGGTGGACAATTAGTCCGTTCAGCAGGAACTTCTGCTCAAGTACTTGGTAAAGAAGATAAATATGTAATTATTCGTCTTCAATCTGGTGAGGTTCGTATGATTCTTGGAACTTGCCGCGCTACAATTGGTCAAGTTGGTAACGAACAACACGAATTGATCAACATCGGTAAAGCAGGACGTAACCGTTGGAAAGGTAAACGCCCAACAGTACGTGGATCTGTAATGAACCCGAACGATCACCCACACGGTGGTGGTGAAGGACGTTCTCCAATCGGACGTAAATCACCTATGACTCCTTGGGGTAAACCAGCTCTTGGATACAAAACTCGTAAGAAGAAAAACAAATCCGACAAACTTATCATTCGTCGTCGTAAAAAATAA
- the rplC gene encoding 50S ribosomal protein L3 has translation MTKGILGRKIGMTQVFAENGDLIPVTVIEAAPNVVLQKKTVDTDGYDAIQLGFEDKREKLSNKPAKGHVAKASTAPKRFIREFRDMSLADYEVGQEVKVELFAEGDVVDVTGVTKGKGFQGVIKRHGQSRGPMAHGSRYHRRPGSMGPVAPNRVFKQKKLPGQMGGNQVTIQNLNIVKVDVERNLLLVKGNVPGSRKSLVVVKTAIKGNE, from the coding sequence ATGACCAAAGGAATCTTAGGTAGAAAAATCGGTATGACGCAAGTATTTGCTGAGAACGGTGACTTAATCCCTGTAACTGTAATTGAAGCTGCTCCAAACGTAGTTCTTCAAAAGAAAACAGTTGATACAGACGGCTATGATGCGATCCAGTTAGGTTTTGAAGATAAGCGTGAGAAGCTTTCGAACAAACCAGCTAAAGGACACGTAGCAAAAGCTAGCACTGCTCCTAAGCGCTTCATCCGCGAATTCCGCGACATGAGCTTAGCTGATTACGAAGTTGGTCAAGAAGTCAAAGTTGAATTATTCGCAGAAGGCGATGTAGTAGATGTAACAGGTGTGACAAAAGGTAAAGGTTTCCAAGGTGTTATTAAACGCCACGGACAATCTCGCGGACCTATGGCTCACGGATCTCGTTACCACCGTCGTCCTGGTTCAATGGGGCCTGTTGCTCCGAACCGCGTATTCAAACAAAAGAAATTACCTGGTCAAATGGGTGGAAATCAAGTAACGATCCAAAACTTAAACATTGTTAAAGTTGATGTGGAACGTAACTTGCTACTTGTTAAAGGTAATGTTCCTGGTTCTCGTAAATCATTAGTTGTTGTTAAAACAGCTATTAAAGGAAACGAATAA
- the rplN gene encoding 50S ribosomal protein L14 — protein MIQQESRMKVADNSGAREVLTIKVLGGSGRKTANIGDIVVCTVKKATPGGVVKKGDVVKAVIVRTKSGVRRKDGTYIKFDENACVIIRDDKGPRGTRIFGPVARELRDSNFMKIVSLAPEVL, from the coding sequence GTGATCCAACAAGAGAGTCGTATGAAAGTTGCTGACAACTCAGGTGCACGTGAAGTTTTAACCATTAAAGTACTTGGTGGTTCTGGTCGTAAAACGGCGAATATCGGAGATATCGTTGTTTGTACCGTTAAGAAAGCAACACCAGGTGGCGTTGTCAAGAAGGGTGACGTCGTTAAAGCTGTAATCGTTCGTACTAAAAGTGGAGTTCGTCGTAAAGACGGTACTTATATCAAGTTTGATGAAAACGCATGCGTTATTATCCGCGATGATAAAGGACCGCGTGGAACTCGTATTTTCGGACCAGTTGCACGTGAACTACGTGACAGCAATTTCATGAAAATCGTTTCATTAGCTCCAGAAGTTCTTTAA
- the rpsQ gene encoding 30S ribosomal protein S17 codes for MTERNQRKVYTGRVVSDKMDKTITVMVETYKKHKLYGKRVKYSKKFKAHDEQNEAKTGDVVRIMETRPLSATKRFRLVEVVEKAVII; via the coding sequence ATGACTGAGCGTAATCAACGCAAAGTATACACTGGCCGTGTAGTTTCAGACAAAATGGATAAAACAATCACTGTTATGGTTGAAACTTACAAAAAGCACAAGCTTTACGGTAAACGTGTAAAATACTCGAAAAAGTTTAAAGCGCATGACGAACAAAACGAAGCAAAAACTGGTGACGTAGTTCGCATCATGGAAACTCGCCCATTATCTGCTACAAAACGTTTCCGTCTAGTGGAAGTTGTAGAAAAAGCAGTTATTATTTAA
- the rplP gene encoding 50S ribosomal protein L16, giving the protein MLMPKRVKYRREHRGKMRGEAKGGKEVTFGEWGLQATEASWITNRQIESARIAMTRYMKRGGKVWIKIFPHKPYTKKPLEVRMGSGKGSPEGWVAVVKPGKIMFEIAGVSEEVAREALRLASHKLPVKCKIVKREEIGGESNES; this is encoded by the coding sequence ATGTTAATGCCTAAACGCGTTAAATATCGTCGCGAACACCGCGGAAAAATGCGTGGAGAAGCGAAAGGCGGTAAAGAAGTAACTTTTGGTGAATGGGGCTTACAAGCAACTGAAGCTAGTTGGATTACGAACCGTCAAATCGAGTCTGCTCGTATCGCGATGACACGTTACATGAAACGTGGCGGTAAAGTATGGATTAAAATTTTCCCACATAAGCCTTACACAAAGAAGCCTCTTGAGGTTCGAATGGGTTCCGGTAAAGGTTCACCTGAAGGCTGGGTTGCAGTAGTTAAACCAGGAAAGATCATGTTCGAAATCGCTGGTGTATCCGAAGAGGTTGCACGTGAAGCACTTCGTCTTGCATCACATAAACTTCCTGTGAAATGTAAAATCGTAAAACGTGAAGAAATTGGTGGTGAATCTAATGAAAGCTAA
- the rplE gene encoding 50S ribosomal protein L5: protein MARLKDKFVSEVSPALMSKFEYTSVMQVPKVEKIVINMGVGDAVQNTKSLDAAVEELTTITGQKPVITKAKKSIAGFRLREGMPIGAKVTLRGERMYEFLDKLIAIALPRVRDFRGVSKKAFDGRGNYTLGVKEQLIFPEIDYDKVSKVRGMDIVIVTTANSDEEARELLTQFGMPFQK from the coding sequence ATGGCCCGCCTAAAAGATAAATTTGTTAGCGAAGTTTCTCCTGCTCTTATGAGCAAGTTTGAATATACATCAGTTATGCAAGTGCCTAAAGTTGAAAAGATCGTTATCAACATGGGTGTTGGTGATGCAGTACAAAATACAAAATCACTTGATGCAGCTGTTGAAGAATTAACTACAATCACTGGTCAAAAACCAGTTATCACAAAAGCGAAAAAATCCATCGCTGGTTTCCGTCTTCGTGAAGGTATGCCAATTGGTGCGAAAGTAACATTACGCGGAGAGCGTATGTATGAATTCTTGGACAAATTAATTGCAATCGCATTACCACGTGTACGTGACTTCCGCGGTGTTTCTAAAAAAGCATTCGACGGTCGCGGTAACTACACATTAGGTGTGAAAGAACAATTAATCTTCCCTGAAATCGACTACGATAAAGTTTCTAAAGTACGCGGTATGGACATCGTAATTGTAACAACTGCGAACTCTGATGAAGAAGCTCGTGAGTTATTAACACAATTCGGAATGCCGTTCCAAAAGTAA
- a CDS encoding Na+/H+ antiporter family protein: protein MFNAVVVAVLVMLVLSLLRTNVVIALVIGAITGGLSSGLSMSDTVAAFTDGLGNGASIALSYALLGGFAVAIARTGLPELLVSWVLKVIRKDGESERRGFAKALIIFILLTMSILSQNLIPIHIAFIPLLVPPILHLLNLLKVDRRLIASVITFGLTAPYILLPVGFGAIFHEIIATQMETAGLAVDLDQIPMAMIIPVAGMVIGLIIAVFVTYRKERTYEDVELASLNEVTLPARNIVFTVLSLVVSLVAQLSTDSMIIGALAGIVVLAITGAMKWKQSDEVLTEGMKLMAFIGFVMIAANGFANVLQVSGDIESLVQSSADLFNGSKGLAAFMMLAVGLLITMGIGSSFATIPIIATIFVPLAMEFGFGTMAIIALIGTAGALGDAGSPASDSTLGPTAGLNVDGQHNHIWDTVVPTFIHYNIPLLIFGWIAVMIL from the coding sequence ATGTTTAATGCGGTTGTCGTGGCGGTTCTCGTCATGTTGGTATTGAGTTTACTTCGTACAAATGTAGTAATTGCACTTGTTATTGGTGCGATTACTGGAGGATTAAGTAGCGGTTTATCTATGTCGGATACAGTTGCAGCGTTTACGGATGGATTAGGTAATGGCGCGTCCATTGCGCTTAGCTATGCATTATTAGGAGGATTTGCGGTAGCGATTGCTCGAACAGGCTTACCAGAGCTTTTGGTTAGCTGGGTGTTAAAAGTTATCCGGAAGGACGGAGAGAGTGAACGGAGAGGATTTGCAAAAGCATTAATTATATTTATTTTATTGACGATGTCAATTCTATCTCAGAATCTCATTCCGATTCACATTGCGTTTATTCCATTACTAGTCCCACCGATCTTGCACTTATTAAATTTATTAAAAGTGGATCGCCGTCTTATTGCATCCGTTATTACATTTGGTTTAACTGCACCATATATTTTATTGCCAGTTGGATTTGGAGCGATCTTCCACGAGATTATTGCGACACAAATGGAGACGGCTGGATTAGCAGTTGACTTAGATCAAATTCCAATGGCAATGATAATTCCTGTTGCTGGTATGGTTATCGGTTTAATCATTGCAGTGTTTGTGACATATCGAAAAGAAAGAACATATGAGGATGTGGAGCTTGCTTCTTTAAATGAAGTGACACTCCCTGCACGAAACATTGTGTTTACTGTTTTATCATTAGTTGTTTCGCTGGTAGCTCAGCTTTCTACAGATTCGATGATTATTGGAGCGCTAGCTGGAATAGTCGTGCTCGCAATAACAGGGGCAATGAAATGGAAGCAATCAGATGAAGTGTTAACCGAAGGCATGAAGTTGATGGCGTTTATCGGTTTTGTCATGATTGCAGCAAATGGTTTTGCGAATGTATTACAAGTGAGCGGAGATATTGAATCGTTAGTTCAAAGCTCTGCTGATCTGTTTAATGGAAGTAAAGGCTTAGCTGCTTTCATGATGCTAGCAGTTGGACTCTTAATTACAATGGGAATCGGTTCTTCCTTTGCAACGATTCCGATCATCGCTACCATTTTCGTTCCGCTTGCAATGGAATTTGGTTTTGGTACGATGGCGATCATTGCATTAATCGGTACAGCAGGAGCTCTTGGAGATGCAGGGTCACCAGCGTCTGATAGTACGCTCGGTCCAACTGCTGGGTTAAATGTAGATGGACAACACAATCACATTTGGGATACTGTGGTGCCAACATTCATTCACTACAACATTCCGTTGCTGATATTTGGATGGATCGCGGTCATGATTTTATAG
- the rplF gene encoding 50S ribosomal protein L6 — MSRVGKKPIEVPADVTVTVGSNNEVTVKGPKGELTRTFNADIKIEQEGNVITLVRPSESKEHRTIHGTTRALLANMVEGVSKGFERGLELVGVGYRAQLQGKKLVLNVGYSHPVEFTPEDGLEVEVPSNTKIVIKGINKERVGALASNIRDVRPPEPYKGKGIRYEGEVVRRKEGKTGK, encoded by the coding sequence ATGTCTCGAGTAGGTAAAAAACCAATTGAGGTTCCTGCTGACGTAACTGTAACAGTTGGTTCAAACAACGAAGTTACTGTTAAAGGTCCAAAAGGCGAATTAACTCGTACTTTTAATGCAGATATTAAAATCGAACAAGAAGGCAACGTAATCACATTGGTTCGTCCTTCTGAATCAAAAGAACACCGCACAATTCACGGTACAACTCGTGCCTTACTTGCAAACATGGTTGAAGGTGTTTCAAAAGGTTTCGAACGTGGTCTTGAATTAGTCGGGGTTGGGTACCGTGCACAATTACAAGGGAAAAAGCTTGTATTGAACGTTGGGTATTCTCATCCAGTAGAATTTACACCTGAAGACGGCTTAGAAGTAGAAGTTCCTTCTAACACTAAGATCGTTATCAAAGGTATTAATAAAGAGCGTGTTGGAGCACTTGCTTCAAACATCCGTGACGTACGTCCTCCAGAGCCTTATAAAGGTAAAGGGATTCGTTATGAAGGC